ACCTTAGCAAAGCGATTGCCCGTTAACCCATGCCCAAAACAACGTAATACATTCATACTTGTATGGCCGATATGTTTAAATAGCCAACGGTCGAATGCTTTTTTGCCTTGCTGAGTATCTGGATCAGCGGCCGCCGCCATTTCTTTAAGAATATACGGGTGACAACGAATCGCCCCTTGACCAAAAATCATTAAGTTACGTGTGAGTATATTGGCACCTTCTACCGTGATAGCAATAGGAACGCCGAGGTAATGTGCGCTAAAATAGTTCAATGGCCCACGCTGAATCGCTCGTCCTGCATGTACATCCATAGCATTAGTTAAGATCGTACGGCCTAGCTCAGTCATATGGTATTTAGCAATTGCCGTCACCACACCAGGGTTTTCACCAAGGTCTAAGCCTGTCGTGGTAAGCGTACGCGTCGATTCTAATAAATACGTCAACCCGCCAATCCGACCCAATGATTCAGCAACACCTTCAAAGCGCCCAATCGATACACCAAATTGCTTACGGACATACGCATAGGCTCCGGTGGTACGCATACTTAAGTGACCCAGCGCCGCGCCAAGAGCTGGCAGTGAAATCCCCCGCCCTGCCGACAAACATTCTACCAGCATTCGCCAACCTTTCCCGGCATACTCAGTGCCACCAATTAACCAATCCATTGGAATAAATACATCTTCCCCACGCGTAGGCCCATTCATAAAAGCAAGACCCATTGGATCATGGCGCTCACCCGTGACAACACCGGGGTGATCGGCAGGGATTAATGCGCAAGTAATACCAATAGATGTTTCGTCGCCTAATAAATGGTCTGGATCATACAACTTAAACGCCAACCCCAACACCGTCGCCACAGGGGCGAGCGTGATATATCGTTTATTCCAATTAAGACGAATTCCTAATACTTCTTGCCCATCGTGCTCTCCCATACACACAATACCATTATCAGGAATACTGCCCGCATCAGAGCCTGCTTCAGGCCCAGTTAGCGCGAAACATGGCACTTCACGTCCATCGGCTAATCGTGGTAGCCAATAGTCACGTTGTTCTTGGGTCCCATAATGAGAGAGTAGTTCCCCCGGCCCAAGTGAATTAGGTACCATGACCGTGACCGCAGCACTAATACTGCGCGTCGCAATTTTGGTGACAATGGTAGAGTTGGCATAAGATGAAAAGCCCAACCCCCCATACTTTTGATCGATAATCAGCGAGAAAAAACGCTCTTGCCTGAGAAAATCCCAGACTTCTTGAGGCAGGTTACGATCATGATTCATCAAACTAAAATCATCGACCATCGCCAATAATTGATTTAGTTGATTATCAATAAACGATTGTTCTCGCTCGTTTAATTTTGGCTTTGGATAATCAAGTAACGTGTTATAAGTGGGCGCACCAGAGAACAACTCCCCTTCCCACCAAATACTTCCTGCCTCCATCGCTTGCTTTTCTGTTTCCGACAGCGGTGGCAGCGCACGCTTAAACCAAGTTAATACCGAGTCACTAACCCATTTACGACGTAGAGAGCCCATATAATGCTCCTTCTATTACGCAGTGTGTGAATGAAAAGCGATAGAAAAACGACGCAGTATTCCTTTACTGGTGCAGTTTCCTACTCATCATGACTCTCGCGATTCATTCTCTCACACTGACTTATCTCGACGATAAGAACAGCAGTCCATGTGCTATTAACCTTTAACTCAACTATAGTTGAGTTACGTTTAGTCACCATATACGAATGCAACAAATGGCGAGTTTTGAGACAGCGGTATGGTAGGAGTAATAAAAAATGGAAAAACTTTCGATCAAGCTGGAACTCTTCTTTCAAAGTACAGTCCTAATCTATGTGGTTAAAAAGCTGCGAGCAAAATTGTTATCAGCACTGTTTTTCATCACGATATTACGTTTATTTTTCATATTTATAACTCCTACGTTTGTATATACCCAGTTCACTTTGTTCTGGGTCTTTTTTTATCCACTCTTTACCAAGTACCTCTCTTTATCTCTCGTCTTCTGCAAAATCGTCATAACATGATAAAATGCGTTTCCTTTTCTCGGTATGACAGCCATAACCTATGCAACTCCAACACTCTCCAGTCACACATCATTGCTTTCAACATATCCCTTTCGCACTAAAGCGTGATGACTTATTGCATCCTCAGTTTTCTGGCAATAAAGCGCGCAAGCTAATGACGCTGCTCGACACACCTCAGGAGACATTTAAGACCCTTACCAGTTATGGCTCTGCGCAAGCCAACTCACTATATTCCATGGCTGCACTCGCTTATTTAAAAGGGTGGACATTAAATTACTACGTGGATCATATCCCATCTTGGCTACAAACAGCGCCACTTGGTAATTATGCTCAAGCGCTGCAGCTGGGCGCTAATATTATTCCAACACGAGTAACGTATGGGATGTCACCAGCTGACTATGTTGGCAGCTTACCGCATGATGATAATGAAAAACGTATCCCTGAAGGCGGACGCTTTCCAGAAGCGCAAGCAGGTGTTAACACATTAGCTAACGAGTTACTCGTCTGGATAGCTCAGCAACCAACACAGCAATGGGTAGTTGCTCTTCCTTCTGGTACAGGCACAACAGCCTTATATTTACATAAAGCGCTCGCACCACACGGCATAAAAGTGGTGACGTGTGCATGTGTTGGAGGGAGAGAATATTTACAGCAACAATGGCGGGAATTGGGAGAAGACAGTCACCCTTTGATTTTAGATTCAGGCAAAAAACATCATTTTGGTAAATTATATCAAGAGGACTGGCAACTCTGGCAGGCGTTATTTTCAGCAACAGATATAGAGTTTGATTTGCTGTATGACCCGATTATGTGGCAACAACTACTACTTTGGTGGCCGCAGCAGCCAAGCCATCATCAAAAACACCTGCTGTACATACATCAAGGTGGGCAACTAGGCAATGTCAGCATGAAAGCTCGTTATCAGCGTAAATACGCATCCCCGATGTAACATATGACAAAGGAAAAGCTAAAAATGTTATTTTGATATCATATTGTATTGCCGAACAAAAAACGACCAGTTACGCTTGGCAGTAAGAAAATACCCCTTAGGGGTTAGAAGATCCCGCTTTGCTAGTCTAGTATTGATATAATTGTTTCAATTAATGTGAGTCGTCATGTTACCCGTTAAACTTAACCGTAGAGGACAAGCATTCTTAATCGGCGCTATCATCATTTTTTTGTGTTTGGATACGCTTATGCTTACTCTGAATTTTCAGATTACTCGCCAAGTGACCAATCAAACCTTGGTCATTAACCTCGCCGGTCGGCAACGCATGCTGTCACAAACCATGGCTAAACACATTTTTGCCATTAATCCACAAAAACTCAACGATAAAGCAACTCAAGAAAACTTGATGAGTTATATCAGTGCTTCTGAGCTTTTTGCCGACACCTTAAGAACGTTCAAACAAAGCGGTTACGTTATTGATGCGGAAAAACAGTTACGAGAGCTTGATCGTATTGATAGCGAGGAGGCACAGGCCATCATTAGTAAGGCTTCTGCGTCTGTCAAATCATTAAATAATTTGAATTCAAAGATATTGCGTAATGGTTTAACACGAGAACGTTACCAACAAATTCGCACTACCATAGAAGCGATTAATACTCCCTTACTTGAACAAATGAACCAATTGACTGTGCTGGTGCAAAAACACGCAGAAGCCAAAACTCAACAGCTACGCATCATACAATTCATTACGTTTATCCTAGCCTTAATAAGCTTTGCTTTTATCATTTATCGTTTTCGTCGTACTCACGTAGAATCTGAGCAGACAATCAATATCCTTAGCGACCTCATTCAATCAGCAAAAGCAGCCTTAATCATTTTTGATAAACAAGGGCGTATTATCATGTCTAATGAGTCGGCTCGTGCACTGCTAAATTACGATGAAGACACCATGAAAACCTTGACGAAATCACAAGTGTTTAATCTCGATGACAGTGAACCGATGGTCATTGATAGCAATGGACAAGCACAACCGGCAATGATTCATAATCGTGAATTAATTCGAGAAAATACAACGATTTCTATCGCAACAATTATAGAGAAAAGCCAGTACCTAGCGCACGAACACAATTTATTTACGCTAGCAAACCGCAACGCGCTCACTGGGATGCTCAATCACAATGCATTAAATACCGCGCTTTACCATAAAACGCAGCAAAGTAAATTTCTCGGTGGGCGCTTTGCCTGTTTCTACATTCATGTCGAAAACTATAATGACATCGTACACAAACATGGTCACAAAATTGGCGATGATATTCTCAAAGAACTCACCTATCGGTTATGCAGTGTCACACGTGAAAGCGACTTTATTTATCATATTAATGGACATGAATTTGTGGTCATCACAGATCTTAATGATCATGAAAACTCATTAGCGACCATCACGAAAAAAATATCGGGAACTAACTATCATTCATTTAACGTCAATAATACCTATAACCTAGATATCTCTCTCGACATTGGCTCTTCAATATGCCCTGATCACGGTACCGATCCCGATACGATTTTACTGCATGCGAAAAATAGCATGAAGGCTGTGAATGAACAGAAACCCCACCAGCGAGACTCGCAAGTTATTGACCTATCTAAAGCCTCAAAGAATCGTCAGCGTTAATGGCGATTTTCATCAATGGCATCTGTTCCCTATGAAAAATTGATGCATTATTAATCGATATGTAAATATTCTTTAATTATTTTCGATTTATATAAAATTCTTTTAAAAAACAACTTAACACTATTTTATTCCATTAAAAAGAATTTGATCCCGATCAAAAAATGTCGAGCTTACCACTCCCCATGCAATATCGTTTCCAGCTTTCTTACTATACGTCTCTCTACGCTGCTTTCTTGCTTCATGCCTCTTTACTGATGGATTCTCATCATTATTATCTTAGGTCTATGCCCACTAAAATCATATCGATTGACGGATTTACCAAGACCGTTCTTGGCCCCAAATCTGATTTAAATGCAGCATAATCTACTATAAAAATGAACATAATTTGATGGAACAATTTTATGAACGCAGAACCGGGAACTACCTCAACACAACACAATAAAAAATTAACCAAAAGCGATGCGAAAACGTTAAGCCTATCGGCACTAGGCGGCGCATTAGAATTTTATGACTTCGTTATTTTTGTCTATTTTGCCAATGTGGTCGGCAGTCTGTTTTTCCCGAGTGAAATGCCAGAGTGGATGCGCCAAGTGCAAACTTATGGCATTTTTGCCGCTGGCTATTTAGCACGCCCGTTAGGCGGTATTATTATGGCGCATTTTGGCGATCTATTAGGCCGAAAGCGTATGTTTATGCTCAGCATATTTTTAATGGCCGTACCAACAATGGCGATTGGTCTTATGCCAACTTATGCCTCCATTGGTTTAGCCGCACCGTTACTTCTTTTGCTATGTCGCGTTTTACAAGGTGCTGCAATTGGTGGGGAAGCGCCTGGAGCTTGGGTGTTTGTTACTGAGCATGTATCTAAGCATCGTATCGGTGTGGCTTGCGGCACGTTATCTGCCGGCCTTGTCGCGGGTATTTTAATTGGCTCATTAGTGGCGACAGGCATCCATGCGACCTTCACCGCGCAGCAAGTGCATGCTTACGGCTGGCGGATCCCATTTTTATTGGGAGGCGTATTTGGTTTTGTGACCATGTATCTGCGTCGCTGGTTACATGAAACCCCTATCTTTAAAGAGATGCAATCTCATAAAACCTTAGCAGAAGAAATGCCAATCAAATCTGTGATAAAGAATCACCTACCTTCTGTCTTTGTTTCTATGGCAGTCACTTGGGTGTTAACTGCGGCTATTGTCGTCACTATCCTTATGACACCGTCTCTGCTTCAGAACTTGATTGATTTAGATCCGACAACAGCACTAGAAGCAAACAGCCTTGCGATTATCTTTATCCTAATCGGTTGTATCGTCTCAGGCTCATTGGCTGACCGCTTTGGCAATGGCCCAATTATGGCAATATTTAGCATTGGGTTGGCCGCAAGCTTTTGGGCGTTTTATAGCACCATGCTGCAAGATACCACCTACTTATTCCCAATGTACGCGGTTGTCGGTTTCTTTGTTGGTATTGTTGGTGTGGTGCCAGCCATTGCAGTAAAAAGTTTCCCAGCCGCCATTCGTTTCTCGGGGTTGTCTTTTTCATACAATGTCGCTTACGCGATTTTTGGAGGCATGACACCAATGCTGGTGAGTACTATGATCGCGAATGATCCTATGTCACCGGTTTATTATGTGGCTGGCGTATCAGCGGTTGGCGTTATCGCAAGCCTAGCCGTCATCTGTTT
This DNA window, taken from Vibrio palustris, encodes the following:
- a CDS encoding diguanylate cyclase domain-containing protein; protein product: MLTLNFQITRQVTNQTLVINLAGRQRMLSQTMAKHIFAINPQKLNDKATQENLMSYISASELFADTLRTFKQSGYVIDAEKQLRELDRIDSEEAQAIISKASASVKSLNNLNSKILRNGLTRERYQQIRTTIEAINTPLLEQMNQLTVLVQKHAEAKTQQLRIIQFITFILALISFAFIIYRFRRTHVESEQTINILSDLIQSAKAALIIFDKQGRIIMSNESARALLNYDEDTMKTLTKSQVFNLDDSEPMVIDSNGQAQPAMIHNRELIRENTTISIATIIEKSQYLAHEHNLFTLANRNALTGMLNHNALNTALYHKTQQSKFLGGRFACFYIHVENYNDIVHKHGHKIGDDILKELTYRLCSVTRESDFIYHINGHEFVVITDLNDHENSLATITKKISGTNYHSFNVNNTYNLDISLDIGSSICPDHGTDPDTILLHAKNSMKAVNEQKPHQRDSQVIDLSKASKNRQR
- a CDS encoding pyridoxal-phosphate dependent enzyme; this encodes MQLQHSPVTHHCFQHIPFALKRDDLLHPQFSGNKARKLMTLLDTPQETFKTLTSYGSAQANSLYSMAALAYLKGWTLNYYVDHIPSWLQTAPLGNYAQALQLGANIIPTRVTYGMSPADYVGSLPHDDNEKRIPEGGRFPEAQAGVNTLANELLVWIAQQPTQQWVVALPSGTGTTALYLHKALAPHGIKVVTCACVGGREYLQQQWRELGEDSHPLILDSGKKHHFGKLYQEDWQLWQALFSATDIEFDLLYDPIMWQQLLLWWPQQPSHHQKHLLYIHQGGQLGNVSMKARYQRKYASPM
- a CDS encoding acyl-CoA dehydrogenase produces the protein MGSLRRKWVSDSVLTWFKRALPPLSETEKQAMEAGSIWWEGELFSGAPTYNTLLDYPKPKLNEREQSFIDNQLNQLLAMVDDFSLMNHDRNLPQEVWDFLRQERFFSLIIDQKYGGLGFSSYANSTIVTKIATRSISAAVTVMVPNSLGPGELLSHYGTQEQRDYWLPRLADGREVPCFALTGPEAGSDAGSIPDNGIVCMGEHDGQEVLGIRLNWNKRYITLAPVATVLGLAFKLYDPDHLLGDETSIGITCALIPADHPGVVTGERHDPMGLAFMNGPTRGEDVFIPMDWLIGGTEYAGKGWRMLVECLSAGRGISLPALGAALGHLSMRTTGAYAYVRKQFGVSIGRFEGVAESLGRIGGLTYLLESTRTLTTTGLDLGENPGVVTAIAKYHMTELGRTILTNAMDVHAGRAIQRGPLNYFSAHYLGVPIAITVEGANILTRNLMIFGQGAIRCHPYILKEMAAAADPDTQQGKKAFDRWLFKHIGHTSMNVLRCFGHGLTGNRFAKVPKKVNFSRPYQHITRLSAGLALLSDVAMLTMGGQLKRKELLSARLGDTLAHLYMASAVMKRFHDEGELAQDRPFVDYALQHCFYHAAHALDETCINFPKPWLGRILKRVLFPLGQGFSPPNDKSILSVAHLLMKPGEQRDRFTHLCFVGQDESDNIGLMDQAFEAMVAVAPYEQHLQQAMASGIIERKLPLAEKLQQAQAAGVLTESMVEEVLKAEALRVKAIQVDHFSYDFKEVLTNKSGHSTL
- a CDS encoding MFS transporter; the protein is MNAEPGTTSTQHNKKLTKSDAKTLSLSALGGALEFYDFVIFVYFANVVGSLFFPSEMPEWMRQVQTYGIFAAGYLARPLGGIIMAHFGDLLGRKRMFMLSIFLMAVPTMAIGLMPTYASIGLAAPLLLLLCRVLQGAAIGGEAPGAWVFVTEHVSKHRIGVACGTLSAGLVAGILIGSLVATGIHATFTAQQVHAYGWRIPFLLGGVFGFVTMYLRRWLHETPIFKEMQSHKTLAEEMPIKSVIKNHLPSVFVSMAVTWVLTAAIVVTILMTPSLLQNLIDLDPTTALEANSLAIIFILIGCIVSGSLADRFGNGPIMAIFSIGLAASFWAFYSTMLQDTTYLFPMYAVVGFFVGIVGVVPAIAVKSFPAAIRFSGLSFSYNVAYAIFGGMTPMLVSTMIANDPMSPVYYVAGVSAVGVIASLAVICFSPKLDLTAGIA